The sequence below is a genomic window from Lytechinus variegatus isolate NC3 chromosome 3, Lvar_3.0, whole genome shotgun sequence.
cattattCACTAATTGATATATGGAGCTAAGTAGTTATGCTTATTACCCTTATTATTTATTCGTTTTGATTATACATAAGGTCTATTTCAAAATGTTAGAATTCGCTAATCTGTTGAAGAAGTAAACTTCCTTCTTATATCCCGTTTATAGACTTTTTTGATTGCAGAAACATTAAGTAGGAAATAAACCCTCTTTTTAGAGCAAACCAGAAACCTCACGAAGTTATCCGTCGACCTTCGAACAATCAATTGGCGCTATGTTTGGCAGATATTACGTGCAATGTTTGTTATATTCCGTGGACCTATTGTGTCTCAATATGAAACGGGGTTTTGGCGAAGTTTTTGTCACCTGCATCATAGGATTTCCGGCCGATTGCTTGAAGTCTGTTTGACGAGTGGCTTTAGAACCTAACATGACAGCAAGGTTAAAGTCATACATGTGTCGTTAACATCATAATGTCTACACCTCTAACCCTATATAAGGGCGAACTTTATTCTAACAACAATGTATTTTATCTGCACATCTTCACGAGATCATTATCTTTGCATCAACCTATTTTCCTGGAACTTTGGAAAGTTATCTCTTGAGTCAAAGTAAGtcgtattattcattttttttcatacagtaCTCTGCAGCGCTAAAGAACATTTGCcttttattgatattgatatctATGTCAAAAGGAATGAACTTCTtgaatgaagattttttttcttttctgataCTTTTACATTCTTGTCTGTCGAGAAATGACCTCTGAGTGGGTCAATATTTGTTGACGACAAGTGAATTTTTGTTTAGACAAGATTGAGACAAGATACTAGCTTATGTCGTCAACGAAGCTGACTCAAATTGCTGCTCGCTTGAAATTTCACCTGAGGCTTTGTCATTGGAAACAACGTCATAGATTTGGTCagtcagggccctgtcttacaaagagttgccattgatccaatcaaccacaactatggaaaagaaacaacgtcaacatctaaaatgcatgcttgttcaagataatgcatattcatacatttatcgtgttcttgaaaattcaatgtGATTCCCTTtgcttacaaatgacattgttcaaacttcctgtagaaaaaaaaagtatgacatcgatggatttccatatagttgatgctgatcggatcaatcgtaactctttttttgtaagatgggacctgggtcccgtcttacaaagagttacgattgatccaatcaaacgTAACTCTATCGAATCCATCTGCGTCACAATGTTTtctacattatattttcaaaatttccttTGTAGACAAAGGCGAACACACCAaactgtcaagaaaacaattaatTTATGTAATTTATACGTcgtatctagaaaacattttgaacattcGTGCATTtaagatgttgacgttgctggccgctGTCCATAGTTgggattgatcagatcaatcacaactctttgtaagacggggccctgggcagtgtttcatcaacatttttgtccgacaagttgtcagatctgacatctttctctgactctgattggctgtgaggcactgttactatggtaactgtcggataaaatgggacttgtcggataaaacgtacgacaagtcctttcattaaAAACGCTCCCCTGGAGTCTTCGTCAGTCTGACGGACAGagaaaagaatatatttttcatacatcATCTGCATGAATCTTCTATGTGCCTTACAATAGAGAACAGTCCCAGTAATGTTAGTCTCTTTCGTAAAATGAGCTCCTTGTGACCATCGTTAAGGTGTCagtacttgaaaaaaatatatattatatactcCTTattaaatttatcatttttttctccagatgAAGCCAATGATGATCACCCTGTGCGTGTTGCTCTGTGTAATGCTGATAACCGTCGAAGGTAAGAATGCTTATACAACTATAATATGGGAATTCGGTGAATTTTACTGTCTTCAGAGTAATAACCATCACGTTCAAACTAGGAAAAACCTTTGATTGTTTCTGagtatttatcattttaaactCTTAATTTGAAATTTTCCAAAAAAGTAAGCAAGCCATAACGATCACAGGCGAAACACTAATTTTCAGAAATACAATCAAGACATCATTCTTTGTGTCGTTTCGATGGTGAATATTCAAATAAGTCCAAATTAGTGTGAAAAGATATTAACTTTTTCGCTGCCGATTATAGTTGCAATAagttgtacattattttttttaaactgacaCTCCGGCGGCATCGTGGCCACCACGGTATCAGATCGCATCCTTATCGTAGTTGGCAGTGCATTACCATCGCTATATATGACAGTATGGAGAGGCGGTAATAATCATACGATAGTGATCGTAAATTTTAGTAGGCATGTAGGCAAACCGATGTACGGAGATCGTAAGGCCACTGTGCGATCTCCTTACGGACTCGGCATGAAAATCGTAAAATCGCTTTAAAATGCAATGTATCTGCAGTGTCattttgtgtgtgataaataggAAGTACTTTGAAAATTGTCGATTGAAATTAATATCAGCTTAATTGAAATCTTACCCTAAAATATCTATAAACATTTTCTAGCCCATAGGCATATCTATAAAATGGGGTCACAGAATGCACGTCACCTACGCCATTAAAATGTAATTGAGAAATGTTAATTGAGATCCtttgtgtgttttattgttttgagaCCGTTATTTAAATTCCATCTTTTTCTGTCATCCACGATTTTCAAGTGTTTTTGCGGTTTCTGGATTCATTCTGGTTCCTTTCACACTTGCAAAAACTGTGAAATGTTGACACACCTTTAcaggaaataagaaaatataagaaataacAGAAATCATAAtgggtttatttcatttttttaatagattttaaTCGTTTTCAAACTGAGTCTGAGATAATCATTTGATGAATGGAAGATACATCaccaatataattttcattcattttcttaagTGTAATGTTTAATAAATGTCATATCATGTTAATTATCACTTACATCATTGAATGTAATTGCAAATGTATGAATcaaatttgtaataaattttCTGTTCTGGTGGAATTAAATCAATTTCGAATTtaaatttgaagaaagaaaatccTTTTCCCcgttaccttttttttaatttcgaaCAATATAATTTATGATTATACAGAATGCATTGTACAAAGTATATAGTTATGAAAATAAGTTTGATATGAAATGGACTGTTGAAAGGCTGATCTTGTTTATTTGCACTACCTTTATAACCTTGAGTGGttaaaataacattatttatatgaatgactgtttgaaaaaataatgatagcgAAGCATTTTCCTTCTTAAAACGAAGAAATGCCAGGTATTCCTGACATTATTTGTAGCATGAATAGTAGACcctataagaaaaagaaaaggaaattgatTCAAAAGTGAAAGATCATCTTGGAATAGGACTGTAGATTCCCTAGATTATACGCCGATCTTTCCACCTTTTTTCAGttcttattatacatgtattttgctaaaaacataaaaatagcaccatttttaaaatgaagcaATTTTTTCATCTATTTCATCTAGGCCGGCGACACAAGCGGTCAAGCAGTTCGAGCAGTAGCGAAGAAAGCACCGGAACAGAAACAGGTACGGGTACAGGAACGGGAACTGGTACAGGTACCGGTACAGGAACTGGTACTGGCACAGGTACCGGTACAGGAACCGGTACTGGCACAGGTACCGGTACAGGGACTGGCACAGGCACCGGCACAGGAGCAGGTACAGGAACTGGAACTGGGGCGGGCGCTGGAATTCCAGTTGTTGCCACTACGCCAGCAGCGACAGCTACATCACCACAAGCACCTTAGCGGAGTAGTGACTCTCAAAGCAATTCACCTTTCACCcgtgaaattgttttttttattcaatcatgctaacttgtatttatttattgcaaCATGATTTTTGGAACAGGAGTCAATAGGACAAACAGAGTGCCTATCAATGTACttatcaacaataaaaaatgcaaaaccaagtattaaaggtcaagtccatcccagaaaaatgttgatttgaataataaagaaaaatcaaggaagcattatgctgaaaattttcatcaaaatcggagattttcgcttatttttcacaaaacagtgatatgcacaactcggtgacatgcaaatgaggcagtcgatgatgtccctcactcactatttcttttgttttttattgtttgaattaaatagTTCATgcttacagatttgacaataaggaccaacctgattaaaccatatagtattaaacaatgctaattgcaCATTTTCAGGGAGGACAGACAATAGGGAAAAATTTGGAATgcttcatatttcacataataaaatacaaaagtgagtgagtgttgtcatcagtcttctcatcataccgacaaggatgtgaatataactgttttgtgaaattaagcgaaactttaaaacatcataactttcttattttacatccgattttgatgaaattttcaatgttatgcttgttggatttttctttttttattcgaatcaactttttgttggggtgcatGACTTGTCCTTTTAAAAACAGGAAATGCCATTTGGAATATAATAATTGGAAATAcccatttttaatatttaattcCGCGTATTTTGGTAAAGCAAAGTAAAACATAATCCTTtgacaaataaagtaaaaaaatcaatttcaatttcaaatttcaaaaatagaaaaattaaagTCATAAAAATTAATTCGCTTGGTAATTCGCTACTTATGTTAAGAAAACAATGACTTGAGCCTATATCTAAAACATTATATTATTTTACTGTATTTTGTGAAATGctaaatggtgttttttttaagtatggTGACAATTCGTATACCACTTTATTGTATACTAGAAAATAGAATATTGTTTGCactattgtttttcattttaatacaaatacGGGTTTATGAACTTTACGAACTATGCAATATCTGGAGacattattttgtaaacataaaacattttatacattttctAAAATTAAGATATACttcataaataaatcatattgataTGGACTGAGAAAGCATCTTTTAAGAAAATTGTCTGTTTTATAATGTTATCGAATGTATAAGAAATCATTAAGTGGGTATTAATAAGGTAGTTGTTAAAATTCAAGATTTTTGAATTCGAGATATACGGAAAGCAGTTgaagaattaaaagagaaagacaggaagagagagagagggagagagagggaagggggggggtagagggAGAAAGCAATGGAAGGTTTAAGAAATTACAGGTGAGAGGAGAGGAAAGTTGCATTGGTTCGTGTTagggaaaaaacagaaaaagaaaaagaaagcaagcaagaaaaagaggaaaatttatgaaattaaaaGGCATCCAAATCATCAATTTGCAAGTCTTGTGAGCCATATTGTCTTCCATGCAGTCATCCATTTACACccggttaaaaaaaatatggaaattcTTTTGTATTCAACTTGTCCTAGATAGAGTTTACTATCTACCACAAAGTACACTGATCATCAAATATCAAGAGGCAccccttcaaataatttttgtctGTGACGTTGATTGTATGACCATAATGAGAGACAATAAAAATATCCttcaattttaaaagaaaatgtatcaaAATAGGGAAAAACGTCAATTGATTGATAAGTCATGATGCTTATTTTGTAATATCGATTACTACGTAAAAGATAACAAACCATTACTAATATACAAAATTCACTGGCTTCATAATGCTATTGTAGCACATACGTGCTATTCAATGTAACGTTTTGTAATTCCAAAGgaatataattcaattttcaataataatatcCGTATACGGTTACATGAAAAGCGATATACTAATGGCTGATTTGGACAGTGTTTGAGGGAGCTAACGATAAAAggggaatatacatgtatattccaaaAGTATTTAATGATGTGTATACATTTGGTAATTGAATGATGCTATTAAAGAAAgctcatacattttatataacaCCATAAATATGAAAGACGCGTTAATCAGTGGGAATTGcagtaaaatatgtatttccCTTCGCACATTTCAACTGCGTTTTTCAAGAGTGATTGTGAGAGAGAAAATGTAAGTTCTGGAATGAAGCAATTTCTTGGCAtggttatcatgattataattatttccaACTATCTTGGCTTTGATTCAATAAATTTGGCAAAGACATTGACCACTAAGTTCATATTTGAGTAAAGTGCACTTTGTTTTCTACATTGCTGATGATGACACGGATTTTAGacagtattttctttttttttaaattatcattgcttattaatccttttttttaaatctacatATGGACTgcatttttgatgaaaattaaacCCCTTTGTTGGTAGCAATGATATTAAGTGAAGCAAATATATCTATAAGTAGTATTTTTCAAATGTATCACTGGCGGTGGaagccaacaattttagggggaccaccaacatatttaacaagcaaaaaaaaaaggttaccaATAACCAAGTTATTAACAAAAACTTtagggggatcgtcccccacctcaaatttagggagggggggcacgccccccccccgcttccgccgcctatgaaaTGTATTATGACGACTACTTTTTACTAGGATGATCAGTGGTTAGATTGCGATTTAAAAACTAATCTAAATGTTTGTAGCAAAATGTCTTTCATATTTATGGTGTTATATAAAATGTAACAATGCAAATCTCCAAAGCAGCTCGATTCATAACAGTTTTCGTTACTGAATTTATTGGAAGCAGAAGGAATCTTAGAATTGCAACAGCTCGATTCAGTACCCTTTTTGAATAACTTTAAGAAATAAATCTCAATTTGGCcattaaatcataaataaaaatcaaatttacgCATTGATGATGGAATAAAGATGTTGACTTCAAATCACTCTCTGTTTCAAACAATCAGAACGAATTCCAGAAAAGCGTAAAGAGACTGAGTCACATAATAATCATCTCCGTGCTATACATCATGAAAAAATGTATCGTTCAACATTGCTATGgtattttaactttttttattaatttcctTCTTTCGGAAGATATCAACGAGTGCATCCGGGGTATGTCCAACTGTCACCCATCGGCGACATGTATCAATACACCCGGCTCCTACCAGTGTAGATGTAATCAGGGTTACCAAGGAAATGGAAGAACATGTATAGGTAGGTTAATGACTACCCCTTACATAGCTTCTACTACGTGCTAAAATACACATCAAACAATCATAATTTATCATTGCAAAAGTATAAGTaaggtaaatacatgtataggcctatacaaataTTTCAACTATAATGGTAAGGCGTCTTACATACAAAATGAATTCGTTTTAAAACATATATCTCGGAAGGCAGTTGCTACATAACACGATGGTTACAAATCTTctcaaacataataataataataatatacaacattTAAAAGCGCTTTATACATAAGTTTCAAAGCTCTGTTTCAAACAATCAGAACGAATTGACGTTTATTTTGCGGTTGGCAACATAATTAATGTgatcaaaattaatcaaaagatATTTATGTTGCGGTTGGCAAGTTAATTAATGTgatcaaaattaatcaaaagatATTTATAAATTGAAGAGCCAGAAGACACAATATTGCTCATTTATTCTTTAGGACGACTTACATCACATTggactttatttttcttcattatttcatcataGCACAGTGTTTACTACAACCTTTTTATCTTATGcgttaaaaataaagaaaggaaagtgGCGAATATGTGACCTTGAGGGAAGCCTCTGTTTTATCTCTCGAACGTCATTTCCATTGTTCCATACTATAGATATCAACGAGTGTTCTACTGGTACCTCCAACTGTCACTCATTGGCTACGTGTATCAACATTCCTGGTTCTTACCAATGTAGATGCAATGAGGGTTACCAAGGAGATGGGAGAAACTGCATAGGTTCGTTTTTATCATCTTCTCTCAACATTATCTTCATTATTGATTGATCGAACTTACTTTGCAGTTGTGATATTTCATGCATTATAATCGATTTACAAAGAAATACTTTACCGGAATAACCCTTTTATCCTAAATCAAAACATATTACTTATCCATATATTCATTCATCCCTGAAAAAATTCTACAGGTCCACGATTTGTTTGTGGTATGGTTTTTCTGTTTATGTGAAGGATAACTGATTGTTGAGAATGTTTCATTTGTGGTGGACATGTGGAAAATTCATTGTGCctttgataatgattttttgataaCAACTTTGCTCATTTTTTTACGCTGGGGACTCTAGTAGGGCCTACACCAAATTTCCACTGGCTTTTTATGTCTATAACATCATCACGAACTTTCGCTGCCAAGAGCAGATAAAAACACTATGGAAATGTTTAAAAACAGGTACAGTTTGACGGGTTTTCCCACTGGATTGGGAAACACCAATTAATATTTCGAAAGAGAGCCAGATAATTTTGAAAATCCATGGAAATGCATGCGGTCCTTAAGCTCGGACAATGCACAACTGTCAGCATCTGCCTCTTGCTGGGCTGGAAAACATTGGCAACCTGTCGACATATAGATTCATCAAGCCTCCCTCATCACGCATACTCTGACACGATATGTCAAAACAAAACTATTTTGGAGGAGGTCGACGTTAAACTTGCGTGTTGAATTAGTGCCGTTAAATCCAAAATTGTTCCGCCAACTCCAGACGCAAAAAAGTAACTAGACTATTTTAAATACTAAATCTGTATGATAAATATTAATGATTCTTCATAATACAGTGATGAGCGAGATAAAGGATAATCGATGTTTCTTTTGTCGTTAGCTATCGCGTCACATCCACGGATCCACGGAGTAAAGGAATTCCTTCGAAGGATACCTCAAACTAATGCAGTTGCTATTATATTCTTGTGAGATGGGTATTCTCTGTCCCAAAATATCCATGCAGATAGCCATGTCATTTGAATTCATATAGTCCATCAGTTGCGGACCTACCTCCCCTCTCTTCTAGTGCATGGGAGGTCAGTTCGAAAGGGGTCCACCATGTCCACCCGCTAGTCATGACCCCTGGTCTTAACATGCTTAATACCCGTTAGTCATAGTCATAAGGGTCTATATTcatatagacatgatagaagtCGCTATATAGTCATCAACGacgagggtcgctagtcataatcaaaGAATAGcgactagcgaaccccttctaccattttGAATGGTGAACctcttttactattatgactagcgacccttagATCAATGTaccctttt
It includes:
- the LOC121412266 gene encoding period clock protein-like translates to MKPMMITLCVLLCVMLITVEGRRHKRSSSSSSSEESTGTETGTGTGTGTGTGTGTGTGTGTGTGTGTGTGTGTGTGTGTGTGTGAGTGTGTGAGAGIPVVATTPAATATSPQAP